A stretch of Argiope bruennichi chromosome 10, qqArgBrue1.1, whole genome shotgun sequence DNA encodes these proteins:
- the LOC129989210 gene encoding C-factor-like isoform X2: MALKEIRDAFKNTQVVLIKMDVTKANEIEEARKIVESKVGEKGLNLLINNAGVLKMQGFSEITEENLLFHFSTNTIGPVIVLKEILPLLKKSADRNINGMKISRAAVVNIASGGGSIAGLTEQSNLFSRRFLDAMGYRISKAALNMAMRLIAVTIKGHGILVVNIWAGRMEHSLASNKGERTLSDGISEMLKTLQQLNDSQHGAFVDQHGKPVPF; the protein is encoded by the exons ATGTGACAAAAGCGAATGAGATCGAAGAAGCACGAAAAATCGTAGAGAGTAAAGTTGGTGAAAAAGGCTTGAATCTTCTAATCAACAACGCTGGTGTTCTAAAGATGCAAGGATTTTCAGAAATAACGGaagagaatttattatttcatttctccaCCAACACTATAGGCCCAGTCATAGTTTTAAAG gaaattcTTCCTTTGTTGAAGAAATCTGCTGATCGAAATATTAATGGGATGAAAATTTCCAGGGCCGCTGTTGTCAACATAGCATCGGGTGGTGGCTCCATTGCTGGATTGACTGAGCAGTCAAACTTATTTTCAAGAAGGTTTTTAGATGCAATGGGTTATAGAATCAGCAAG GCTGCTTTAAATATGGCCATGCGATTGATTGCTGTGACAATCAAGGGCCATGGAATTCTGGTGGTAAACATTTGGGCCGGCCGAATGGAACATAGTTTGGCGTCAAATAAAGGCGAACGAACCCTCTCAGATGGCATTTCCGAAATGCTGAAAACGCTGCAACAACTTAATGATTCGCAGCATGGAGCTTTTGTAGATCAACATGGAAAACCTGTTCCTTTTTGA